The following proteins are co-located in the Desulfonauticus submarinus genome:
- a CDS encoding TetR/AcrR family transcriptional regulator produces the protein MRLKGSQRREKILKAAKKLFAQKGFKGTTTKMLAQEAGISEASLYKYFSSKEEIYLNLLEQKIKDIGFYFPLKPKNSLKETLKSIVVQFLKRNTKDPSFVKIFLYASLEEHEISKNILSKLRNIFFSRLESLFQIWIQEKKIKKMDKHLLSKFFFALLYYSLLLKTIFPDDEFNGYTIEEIANNLTEIFLEGVLYEQK, from the coding sequence ATGCGCTTAAAGGGAAGTCAAAGACGAGAAAAAATATTAAAAGCAGCTAAAAAATTATTTGCCCAAAAAGGATTCAAGGGCACTACAACTAAAATGCTCGCCCAAGAAGCTGGAATTAGCGAAGCTTCTTTGTATAAATATTTTTCAAGCAAAGAGGAAATTTATTTAAATCTGTTAGAACAGAAAATTAAGGATATTGGTTTTTATTTTCCTTTAAAACCCAAAAACTCATTAAAAGAAACTTTAAAAAGCATTGTAGTCCAATTCTTAAAACGCAATACCAAGGATCCGTCGTTTGTAAAAATCTTTTTATATGCCTCTTTAGAAGAACACGAGATATCAAAAAATATTTTGAGCAAGCTCAGAAATATATTTTTCTCTCGTTTAGAGAGCTTATTTCAAATTTGGATCCAAGAGAAAAAAATAAAAAAAATGGATAAACACTTGCTTTCAAAATTCTTTTTTGCTCTTCTATATTATTCTTTACTTTTAAAAACAATTTTTCCTGACGATGAATTTAACGGTTATACAATAGAAGAGATCGCGAACAATCTAACAGAGATTTTTTTAGAAGGAGTTTTATATGAGCAAAAATAA
- a CDS encoding HlyD family secretion protein: protein MSKNNKKLKLATIAFLSLGLLYFIYWYIFLYGTEYTDDAYVEADIARVSSRIPGNIQKIYIDNDDYVQKGDPLIELDPKDILAQKKVLLCIKKRILAQIEGEKIRLQTTDSKTLAAVEAAEANLKAAKLLKSQTENQIATLRNQRQEIIIALSQARKDLQRFIKLWEKHLIAKQTLEQNQNLVKTLEEKLKAVENQIKAAQKVSGQAKAKIKAALAVLKKNQALRKELALVKANLKALKASLEEINAKISQIDLNLSYTKIKAPISGYIAQKKIQIGDRVMPGEPLLAIVPLDKIYVEANFKETQLTHMYIGQKAIIKPDIYPNLKLEGKVIGIRAGTGTVFSLLPPENAVGNWIKVVQRVPVKIIFTSPIPKEYPLRVGLSLEVTVDTSKKTGPRLRQALKN from the coding sequence ATGAGCAAAAATAACAAAAAATTAAAATTAGCTACAATTGCCTTTCTCTCTTTAGGGCTTCTTTATTTCATATATTGGTACATATTCCTATATGGGACTGAATATACAGATGATGCCTATGTAGAAGCAGATATTGCCAGAGTATCCTCTAGAATTCCAGGCAATATTCAAAAAATTTATATAGATAATGACGACTACGTACAAAAAGGGGATCCTCTAATAGAGCTTGATCCCAAAGATATTTTAGCCCAAAAAAAAGTATTACTTTGTATCAAAAAAAGAATTTTAGCTCAAATAGAAGGAGAAAAAATACGTCTTCAGACCACAGATTCTAAAACCCTAGCTGCAGTAGAAGCAGCAGAGGCCAATCTTAAGGCAGCCAAATTGTTAAAGTCCCAAACAGAAAATCAAATTGCTACGCTGAGAAATCAACGCCAAGAAATTATTATTGCCCTTTCTCAAGCCCGCAAAGATCTTCAGCGGTTTATAAAGCTTTGGGAAAAACATCTTATTGCTAAACAAACACTTGAACAAAATCAAAATCTAGTAAAAACCTTGGAAGAAAAATTAAAGGCAGTAGAAAATCAAATCAAAGCAGCTCAAAAAGTCTCTGGTCAAGCCAAGGCAAAAATCAAAGCAGCCTTAGCAGTTCTCAAAAAAAATCAAGCCTTGAGAAAAGAATTAGCCTTAGTAAAGGCTAACTTAAAAGCTCTTAAAGCAAGTTTGGAGGAGATTAACGCCAAAATATCGCAGATAGATTTAAACTTATCTTATACAAAAATTAAAGCACCTATTTCTGGTTATATTGCGCAGAAAAAAATTCAGATCGGAGATCGAGTAATGCCAGGAGAACCTTTACTGGCAATTGTTCCTCTAGACAAAATCTATGTTGAAGCAAATTTTAAAGAAACCCAATTAACTCATATGTATATAGGCCAAAAGGCCATTATTAAACCAGATATTTATCCTAATTTAAAATTAGAAGGAAAGGTAATCGGTATTAGAGCAGGTACAGGGACTGTTTTTTCTCTCTTACCACCAGAAAATGCTGTAGGAAATTGGATAAAAGTAGTTCAAAGAGTTCCAGTAAAAATTATCTTCACCTCTCCTATACCCAAAGAATATCCCTTACGTGTAGGCTTATCTTTAGAAGTAACTGTTGACACAAGTAAAAAAACAGGACCTAGGCTCCGACAAGCTCTTAAAAACTAA
- a CDS encoding rod shape-determining protein yields MFKIVNSILGTFSTDLAIDLGTANTCVYVKGKGIVLSEPSVVAVRRDVRDGKKVLAVGSDAKRMLGRTPGNIVAVRPMKDGVIADFEVAEAMLRHFICRVHNSRKLVRPRIIVAVPSGITQVEKRAVRESAQSAGAREVYLIEEPMAAAIGANLPITEPTSNMVVDIGGGTTEVAVISLSGIVYSRSVKVGGDKMDEAIIHHVKRKYNMLIGESTAEMIKMKIGSAYPLTEEIEMEIKGRNLVSGIPQHITITSEEIRKSLSEQVDSIVQAVKLALEQTPPELAADIVDRGIVLTGGGALLRGLDALLREATDLPITVVDEPLSTVVLGAGKVLENLDVLKEVTID; encoded by the coding sequence ATGTTTAAAATAGTAAATAGTATTTTAGGGACATTTTCTACAGATTTGGCTATTGATTTGGGAACAGCTAATACATGTGTTTATGTAAAAGGGAAAGGTATAGTGTTAAGTGAGCCTTCAGTAGTAGCTGTGCGGCGGGATGTGAGAGATGGTAAAAAAGTTTTAGCTGTGGGGAGTGATGCCAAAAGAATGCTTGGTAGAACACCAGGAAATATTGTGGCTGTTCGTCCAATGAAAGATGGAGTTATTGCAGATTTTGAAGTTGCAGAGGCAATGCTTAGACATTTTATTTGTCGAGTGCATAACAGTAGAAAGTTAGTAAGACCAAGAATTATTGTAGCAGTACCATCTGGGATTACTCAAGTGGAAAAAAGAGCTGTTAGGGAATCTGCCCAAAGTGCAGGAGCAAGAGAAGTCTATTTAATAGAAGAGCCTATGGCTGCTGCTATTGGAGCAAATTTACCTATTACTGAACCAACTTCCAATATGGTAGTTGATATTGGTGGAGGTACAACAGAAGTTGCGGTGATTTCTCTTTCAGGAATTGTTTATAGTAGGTCTGTGAAAGTTGGTGGAGATAAAATGGATGAAGCAATAATTCACCATGTAAAGCGTAAATATAATATGTTAATAGGTGAAAGTACTGCTGAAATGATAAAAATGAAAATAGGTTCTGCCTATCCGTTAACAGAAGAAATTGAAATGGAGATTAAAGGGAGGAATTTAGTTTCAGGGATTCCGCAGCATATTACTATTACTTCTGAAGAGATTAGAAAATCTCTTTCAGAGCAAGTTGATAGCATTGTGCAAGCTGTAAAATTAGCCTTAGAGCAAACTCCTCCAGAGCTTGCAGCAGATATCGTAGATAGAGGTATAGTGCTTACAGGAGGAGGAGCCTTATTAAGAGGTTTAGATGCTTTACTTAGAGAGGCTACAGATTTACCTATTACGGTAGTAGATGAACCTTTATCTACTGTAGTTTTAGGTGCTGGAAAAGTGTTAGAGAATTTAGATGTTTTAAAGGAGGTAACCATAGATTAG
- a CDS encoding TolC family protein, which yields MKKINIIFWMLLSIAFLKPSYARTYTLEQLLNLGLKNNPLITASKHALQAGKYGEKAAHSQMGPKLTSKYIFLQKDKAPTLNGVQIGDKHLWIFELNLHQPLFTGTYLLNSYQKAKIQKEQLSQQIKKVRLEIAFQIKQTYFNLLKGKALVKSISKSIERLQNHLKVIENFYKLGLKPKIEVLQAKTELAKTEQQIIEAKNFVSTQKALLATLANLSEEPEVKDTTNLEYIPFLLSLAKCQQEALKNRPEIFIAQKSIEVAEKEEKMAKSAFFPQIGADATYYRYGTDPDVKGTPYEPPSKWEVSIGAKWVLFESGSTMFKVKQAKQNIYRLKSIYHDLKNKIKLEVKTAYLNLQSAKQSILATKKALAEAKETFLLATARYEANLGSNTDVLDAQAKLTEAESKYISALANYNIALANLQKSMGQEEIIQ from the coding sequence ATGAAAAAAATCAATATTATCTTCTGGATGCTACTAAGTATTGCTTTCTTAAAACCAAGTTATGCAAGAACTTATACTCTCGAGCAACTTCTAAACTTAGGACTAAAAAACAATCCTCTTATTACAGCTTCTAAACATGCCTTACAAGCAGGAAAATATGGTGAAAAAGCTGCCCACAGTCAGATGGGACCGAAACTAACTTCTAAATATATATTTCTTCAAAAAGACAAAGCTCCAACTTTAAATGGCGTACAAATAGGAGATAAACATCTTTGGATTTTTGAATTAAACCTTCACCAACCTCTATTTACTGGAACATATCTTTTAAATTCCTATCAAAAAGCAAAAATACAAAAAGAACAACTATCTCAACAAATAAAAAAAGTAAGGTTAGAAATAGCGTTTCAGATAAAACAAACTTATTTTAACCTCCTCAAAGGAAAGGCACTAGTTAAAAGTATTTCTAAAAGTATTGAGCGTCTTCAAAATCATCTAAAGGTAATTGAAAATTTTTATAAACTTGGGTTAAAACCTAAAATAGAAGTACTGCAAGCAAAAACAGAATTAGCAAAAACAGAACAACAAATTATTGAAGCAAAAAATTTTGTTTCTACTCAAAAAGCTCTTTTAGCTACTCTTGCTAATTTATCTGAAGAACCTGAAGTTAAAGATACAACAAACCTAGAGTATATCCCGTTCTTATTGAGCTTAGCTAAATGTCAACAAGAGGCCTTAAAAAATAGACCTGAAATTTTTATTGCCCAAAAAAGTATAGAAGTAGCTGAAAAAGAAGAAAAAATGGCTAAAAGTGCTTTTTTCCCTCAAATTGGAGCAGATGCAACTTATTATAGATATGGAACTGATCCAGATGTAAAAGGAACACCTTATGAGCCACCTAGTAAATGGGAAGTAAGCATTGGAGCAAAATGGGTTTTATTTGAATCAGGAAGCACTATGTTTAAAGTAAAACAAGCAAAACAAAATATTTATCGACTAAAGTCAATTTACCACGACTTAAAAAACAAAATTAAACTAGAAGTAAAAACAGCTTATCTCAATCTTCAAAGTGCTAAACAAAGTATTTTGGCTACTAAAAAAGCCCTTGCAGAGGCCAAAGAAACCTTTCTTTTAGCTACAGCAAGATATGAAGCCAATTTGGGTTCAAATACAGATGTATTAGATGCGCAAGCCAAATTAACTGAGGCTGAAAGTAAGTACATTAGCGCTTTGGCAAATTATAATATTGCTCTTGCCAATCTACAAAAAAGTATGGGACAAGAAGAAATTATACAATAA
- the mrdA gene encoding penicillin-binding protein 2: MNLLKPKINWEEDYSSKILIGAIVVVFIVFGLRLWFLQILKGDFFAKKSLDNRTRLTKIYAPRGLIFDRNGRLLAYNEPAYDLAIVREDCRQHSCKFYLRFASNILKINLETIVKKFKKRVKRVKPFEPLVLVSNLSFRDLARLEARISEWPGFRIIVRPRRHYKFSKPFSHVLGYVGIVDEKELSEDPELDSGDYIGKGGIEKVLEKRLRGKKGIKKLEVNALGRVFKEEIVKPPIPGIDLSLSLDLDLQRYIYNILEEKAGAVVVMRPETGQVLALVSSPGYDSNKFVLGISSKDWESLVKNPLHPLRNKVIQGLYPPGSVFKLVVAAFLLEKVPQFFDQEKIFCPGYLKLGRRIFRCWKRVGHGWVDLRRALVESCDVYFYSRGEDIDIDLLHDFALECGFGKTTGIALPFEKSGLIPSRAWKLKRFKEPWQGGENLNVAIGQGYVLVTPLQVARFISGLVNNGISYTPSLFLNEKRLTPQILPINKRNREKILSAMIETVESEQGTARCLKIKGVVLGAKTGTAQVVKLKDDKKKNKDVPYKYRDHAWMASFGIIKGKKYVVVCLMEHGGHGASGSGPIVKSIYEYLLRKSSE; this comes from the coding sequence ATGAATTTACTAAAACCAAAAATTAATTGGGAAGAAGATTATTCTTCAAAAATTCTAATAGGAGCAATTGTTGTTGTTTTTATTGTTTTTGGTTTACGGCTTTGGTTTTTACAAATTTTAAAAGGAGATTTTTTTGCTAAAAAGTCATTAGATAATAGAACTAGATTGACAAAGATATATGCTCCAAGAGGGCTTATTTTTGATCGAAATGGTAGACTCCTGGCATATAATGAACCTGCTTATGATTTGGCTATAGTTAGGGAGGATTGTAGGCAACATTCATGTAAATTTTACTTAAGGTTTGCTTCTAACATACTAAAAATAAATTTAGAAACCATTGTTAAAAAGTTTAAAAAAAGAGTAAAGCGGGTTAAACCTTTTGAACCGTTGGTATTAGTTTCTAATTTATCATTTAGGGACCTAGCTCGGCTTGAGGCCCGTATTTCAGAGTGGCCAGGTTTTAGAATTATTGTAAGACCCAGAAGGCATTATAAGTTTAGCAAACCTTTTTCTCATGTGTTGGGATATGTGGGGATTGTAGATGAAAAAGAGCTAAGTGAGGATCCTGAGTTGGATTCAGGGGATTATATAGGTAAAGGGGGGATTGAAAAAGTTTTAGAGAAAAGGCTTAGAGGTAAAAAGGGAATAAAAAAATTAGAAGTTAATGCGTTGGGAAGAGTATTTAAGGAAGAAATAGTAAAGCCTCCTATCCCAGGAATTGATTTATCCTTGAGCCTAGATTTAGATCTTCAGCGCTATATTTATAATATTTTAGAGGAAAAAGCAGGAGCTGTTGTTGTAATGCGGCCAGAAACAGGTCAGGTTTTGGCTTTGGTAAGTTCACCTGGGTATGATAGTAACAAATTTGTTTTAGGAATTAGTAGTAAGGACTGGGAGAGCTTAGTTAAGAATCCATTACATCCTTTAAGAAATAAGGTAATTCAGGGCCTTTATCCTCCTGGATCTGTCTTTAAATTGGTGGTAGCTGCTTTTTTACTGGAAAAGGTTCCTCAATTTTTTGATCAAGAAAAGATTTTTTGTCCTGGATATTTAAAATTAGGAAGAAGAATATTTAGATGCTGGAAGCGAGTTGGACATGGATGGGTAGATTTAAGAAGGGCCTTAGTGGAATCCTGTGATGTTTATTTTTATAGTAGAGGAGAAGATATAGATATTGATTTGCTTCATGATTTTGCATTGGAATGTGGGTTTGGTAAAACCACAGGCATTGCTTTACCTTTTGAGAAATCAGGACTTATTCCTTCTAGAGCTTGGAAACTAAAGAGATTTAAAGAGCCATGGCAAGGAGGAGAAAATTTAAATGTAGCTATTGGTCAAGGATATGTTTTAGTAACTCCGCTTCAAGTTGCTAGGTTTATATCGGGATTAGTTAATAATGGGATTTCCTATACTCCCTCTTTATTTTTAAATGAAAAGAGATTAACTCCCCAAATTTTACCAATTAATAAAAGAAATAGAGAAAAGATCCTTTCTGCTATGATAGAAACAGTAGAAAGTGAACAGGGGACAGCTAGATGTTTAAAAATAAAGGGAGTTGTCCTTGGAGCTAAAACAGGTACTGCTCAAGTAGTAAAATTAAAAGATGATAAGAAAAAAAATAAAGACGTTCCCTATAAGTATAGAGATCATGCTTGGATGGCTAGTTTTGGAATAATTAAAGGAAAAAAGTATGTAGTAGTTTGCTTAATGGAGCATGGAGGACACGGAGCCTCGGGAAGTGGACCAATTGTAAAATCAATTTATGAGTATTTGTTAAGAAAAAGTAGCGAATAA
- a CDS encoding TIGR01212 family radical SAM protein (This family includes YhcC from E. coli K-12, an uncharacterized radical SAM protein.), translated as MQRYLSLNTYLRQQFGQRVQKIPLDANFSCPNRDGTLSTQGCIFCNPKGSGTNLSKHGLSLTEQYLLFQEKFKRKYKAKLFLAYLQSYSNTYGPLEKIKSVLEEIRNFPNLAGICLGTRPDCLNLEKIQLINSFNFKEVWLEIGLQSSNDNTLKIINRGHTAKDFVNSVNLAAKYNIKVCAHIIAGLPLENKKDFIQTIHFLNKLPIHGIKFHNIYVCKNTVLAKWWKQKKFIPFSLEEYITWLGEAIAHLRPDIVVHRLNGDPAPGELLAPSWAGNKALILQAIKNYLEKNNIIQGQKLSSK; from the coding sequence ATGCAAAGATATTTAAGTCTAAATACCTACCTCCGCCAACAATTTGGACAACGAGTCCAAAAAATACCCCTAGATGCAAACTTTTCATGCCCTAACCGAGATGGCACTCTTTCTACACAAGGCTGTATTTTTTGCAACCCCAAAGGTTCTGGCACCAATCTAAGTAAACATGGTCTTAGTCTAACAGAGCAATACTTACTTTTTCAAGAAAAATTCAAACGTAAATATAAAGCAAAACTATTTCTTGCCTATCTCCAATCATATTCTAACACCTACGGACCTCTTGAAAAAATCAAATCAGTACTTGAGGAAATAAGAAACTTTCCTAATTTAGCAGGTATTTGCTTAGGGACTAGACCTGACTGTTTAAACCTAGAAAAAATCCAACTCATCAACTCTTTTAACTTTAAAGAAGTTTGGTTAGAAATTGGGCTCCAAAGCTCCAATGATAATACTCTAAAAATAATCAATCGAGGACATACAGCCAAAGACTTTGTCAACTCTGTGAATCTAGCTGCTAAATATAATATTAAAGTATGCGCTCATATAATAGCAGGTCTTCCTTTGGAAAACAAAAAGGACTTCATTCAGACTATCCATTTTCTCAATAAACTGCCAATCCACGGGATTAAATTTCATAATATATATGTGTGTAAAAACACTGTATTAGCCAAATGGTGGAAGCAAAAAAAATTTATTCCTTTCAGTCTTGAAGAGTATATAACCTGGTTAGGAGAAGCAATTGCTCATTTAAGACCAGACATTGTAGTACACCGCCTAAATGGAGATCCAGCTCCAGGAGAATTATTAGCCCCTTCTTGGGCTGGAAATAAAGCTTTAATATTACAAGCTATTAAAAATTATTTAGAAAAAAATAATATTATTCAAGGTCAAAAACTTTCTTCAAAATAA
- a CDS encoding methylated-DNA--[protein]-cysteine S-methyltransferase, which produces MQTKIITEIFSNNLFSLEVSWQNNLIIQTKISLPQKEKILFYSSYSYLIKNNLQKYITQTPINWLDPPLAWHILSQFSQTVLKVLFKKVQFGQTVTYSKLALWINKPKAARAIGQVMARNPFPLIIPCHRVLGKNNLGGFSNGLKLKKILLQLENIKLCK; this is translated from the coding sequence ATGCAAACCAAAATTATAACAGAAATTTTTAGCAACAATCTATTTAGCTTAGAAGTAAGTTGGCAAAATAATCTTATCATTCAAACTAAGATTAGCTTACCCCAAAAAGAAAAAATTTTATTCTACTCTTCTTACTCTTATCTCATTAAAAATAATCTCCAAAAATATATTACCCAAACTCCTATTAATTGGCTCGATCCTCCTCTTGCTTGGCATATTCTATCTCAGTTTAGCCAAACGGTTTTAAAAGTGCTCTTTAAAAAAGTTCAATTTGGCCAAACTGTTACCTACTCTAAACTGGCCTTGTGGATAAATAAGCCCAAAGCAGCAAGAGCCATTGGGCAAGTAATGGCCAGAAATCCATTCCCGCTCATCATTCCCTGTCATCGCGTGTTAGGAAAAAACAATCTCGGAGGATTCTCCAATGGACTTAAACTGAAAAAAATTCTACTCCAATTAGAAAATATAAAACTTTGTAAATAA
- the mreC gene encoding rod shape-determining protein MreC, giving the protein MGSTGLEIVGVGLRPIDYIFEQVEDFWTSYIYLVGVKQENDFLKKNLEQLQVENLALKNQLTYLHQFFTIFKLRPFPQYKYTGARIIGKKLGLSGLLESVIINKGYRDGLKEDLAVFSPKGLIGKIQKLSPHSALILLAIDPNSKVAVISEQSRVPGIIKGEGYGKLGTLLYVPQSSKLKRGELLLTSGTDEIFPPGLPVARVESIRNTDLSLFLKIKVSFEVDPYLQNVVLVMLK; this is encoded by the coding sequence TTGGGCTCAACAGGGTTAGAAATAGTAGGTGTTGGTTTGCGTCCTATAGATTATATTTTTGAACAAGTAGAAGATTTTTGGACTTCTTATATTTATTTAGTTGGAGTAAAACAGGAAAATGATTTTTTAAAAAAGAATCTAGAACAACTTCAGGTTGAAAATTTAGCTTTAAAAAATCAATTAACGTATTTACATCAATTCTTTACTATTTTTAAATTACGTCCGTTTCCTCAGTATAAATATACTGGAGCGAGAATAATAGGGAAAAAACTCGGTCTATCAGGGTTACTGGAGTCTGTTATTATTAATAAAGGATATAGAGATGGACTTAAAGAGGATCTAGCAGTTTTTTCTCCAAAAGGGCTAATAGGAAAAATTCAAAAACTTTCTCCCCACTCTGCACTTATTTTGTTAGCCATAGATCCAAATAGTAAAGTAGCTGTTATTTCAGAACAAAGTAGAGTTCCTGGAATTATAAAAGGAGAAGGATATGGCAAATTAGGTACATTGCTCTATGTTCCTCAAAGTTCTAAATTAAAAAGAGGAGAATTGTTACTTACTTCTGGTACAGATGAAATTTTTCCTCCAGGTTTACCTGTAGCAAGAGTCGAGAGCATTAGAAATACCGACCTTTCCTTGTTTTTAAAGATAAAAGTTTCTTTTGAAGTTGATCCTTACTTGCAAAATGTTGTTCTTGTGATGTTAAAATGA
- a CDS encoding DHA2 family efflux MFS transporter permease subunit, with protein sequence MQKQVKVNKWIIALTVILPTFIEVMDTSVVNVSLPHIQGSLNASVDESTWVLTSYLVSNAIIIPITGWLANMFGRKRYLLFSIILFTFSSLLCGAAPSLEILIIARILQGIGGGGLQPLSQAILLETFPPKEHGVAMAIFGMGVVLAPTVGPVLGGWITDNLSWRWIFYINLPAGILAVLFTIMFIFDPEYIKTKTKQYIDYIGLSLLTIGLGSLQIVLDKGEMEDWFNSNFIFTLSIIAAITLTLFVIWELKSKHPVVNLKIFKDRTFTLGNIIMFLGFFAFFGGIVLLPLYLQQLMGYTALWAGLILGPGGIATLLIMPVVGEMMRKGVHPKYLLAIGIAILGYSLILMSDFNLQADFISIAFPRIIQGIGLGLFFVPLAAATYVHIPKQEMGNATGIFNLLRNLGGSFGTAASTTLLSQRSQFHQHHLVEHITPYNPWLKQKVLMLNSFIEHKLNLMPTGKTLALIYREVIAQAKMLAFNDAFFIFGIMIFFLVPLAFFMSSAKPSQDHLIVE encoded by the coding sequence ATGCAAAAACAAGTAAAAGTAAATAAGTGGATTATAGCTCTTACAGTTATCTTACCTACTTTTATAGAAGTAATGGATACCAGTGTAGTTAATGTATCTTTACCACATATTCAAGGCAGTTTAAATGCAAGTGTAGATGAATCTACATGGGTTTTAACCAGCTATCTTGTATCAAACGCTATTATTATTCCTATAACTGGTTGGTTAGCTAATATGTTTGGCAGAAAACGCTATCTTTTATTTTCTATTATTCTATTTACCTTTAGTTCCCTTTTATGTGGAGCAGCTCCTAGCTTAGAAATACTAATAATTGCTCGCATTTTACAAGGAATTGGTGGCGGTGGATTACAACCTCTATCTCAAGCAATCTTACTTGAAACATTTCCTCCTAAAGAACATGGAGTTGCTATGGCTATATTTGGAATGGGAGTAGTTCTTGCGCCAACAGTAGGTCCAGTTTTAGGAGGATGGATCACAGACAATTTATCGTGGAGATGGATATTTTATATAAATTTACCAGCAGGTATTTTAGCAGTTTTATTTACCATAATGTTTATTTTTGACCCTGAATATATCAAAACAAAAACTAAACAATATATCGACTATATAGGGCTTAGCCTGCTCACCATAGGATTAGGAAGTTTACAAATTGTTTTAGATAAAGGGGAAATGGAAGACTGGTTTAACTCCAACTTTATTTTCACTTTAAGTATAATTGCGGCCATTACCCTAACTCTATTTGTAATCTGGGAGCTTAAAAGTAAACATCCTGTGGTTAACTTAAAAATATTTAAAGACAGAACCTTTACTTTAGGCAATATAATCATGTTTTTAGGATTCTTTGCTTTTTTTGGAGGAATTGTTCTTCTTCCTCTATATTTACAACAATTAATGGGATATACAGCCCTTTGGGCTGGTCTTATTTTAGGTCCAGGTGGTATTGCCACTCTCCTTATTATGCCTGTTGTTGGTGAAATGATGAGAAAAGGAGTACATCCAAAATATTTATTAGCAATAGGTATTGCTATTCTAGGTTATTCTCTTATCTTGATGAGTGACTTTAATTTACAAGCAGATTTTATATCCATAGCCTTCCCTCGAATCATCCAGGGAATAGGGCTGGGTTTATTCTTTGTCCCTTTAGCTGCAGCCACCTATGTCCATATTCCCAAACAAGAAATGGGAAACGCTACAGGTATATTTAACTTGCTTAGAAATTTAGGGGGAAGTTTTGGAACCGCAGCATCAACAACTCTCTTATCTCAACGTTCTCAATTTCATCAGCATCATCTAGTAGAACATATAACACCTTATAATCCATGGCTAAAACAAAAAGTACTTATGTTAAATTCTTTTATCGAACATAAATTAAATTTAATGCCCACAGGAAAAACACTGGCTCTTATATATAGAGAAGTAATAGCCCAGGCAAAAATGCTAGCATTTAATGATGCCTTTTTCATCTTCGGCATTATGATCTTTTTTTTAGTTCCATTGGCATTTTTTATGAGCTCTGCAAAACCAAGCCAAGATCACCTTATAGTGGAGTAA